One Branchiostoma floridae strain S238N-H82 chromosome 15, Bfl_VNyyK, whole genome shotgun sequence DNA window includes the following coding sequences:
- the LOC118431921 gene encoding neuronal acetylcholine receptor subunit alpha-4-like isoform X2, with product MLLYVLLATGFFVNGCLGLEAREKLYRDLFVKYNKVPRPVKNVTDKVTIKFGIAISQLIDVDEKNQVLTTSVWLRQEWFDYKLNWQPEDYGNLTYIRVPSTEIWVPDVVLYNNADGSFDVAAKTRAQVFHDGRVRWIPPAIYKSYCYIDVRFFPFDQQNCSMKFGTWTYDFTLVDMTVWEDAMDRANFRESGEWIVIDAPIYRHVEDYACCPPYVDVTGYLVIQRLPLFFTVNLIVPCVLFSFISLFVFYLPSNCGEKITLSISVLLSLSVFLLVIFNTIPSTSLAVPLIGKYLLFTVTMVATSITATVFVSNIYHRSGSTHDMSEWVRVVFLRWLPGILCMRRPGDEASIEKDLHMSLPDLEETKLATALQYVKMRRMRARRQTGEEQEEYKKCPVRTIEAPEEARPALEGLEYVTSFLKRQDKCDALEEDWNYIAMIIDRIFLWIFSVVCLLGTGCIFLEPFVTENEATPA from the exons GCTGCCTTGGTCTGGAGGCCAGGGAGAAGCTGTACCGGGACCTGTTTGTGAAGTACAATAAGGTACCACGTCCGGTCAAAAACGTCACAGACAAGGTCACCATCAAGTTCGGCATCGCCATATCACAACTCATAGATGTG GACGAGAAGAACCAAGTGTTGACAACCAGCGTCTGGCTTAGACAG GAATGGTTCGACTACAAGCTAAACTGGCAACCGGAAGATTATGGGAACTTGACGTACATCCGGGTACCTTCAACAGAGATATGGGTCCCGGATGTTGTCCTCTACAACAA CGCCGACGGCAGCTTCGACGTTGCAGCGAAAACCCGTGCCCAGGTGTTCCATGACGGCCGGGTGCGCTGGATCCCGCCGGCCATCTACAAGAGCTACTGTTACATCGACGTGCGCTTCTTCCCGTTTGACCAACAGAACTGCTCTATGAAATTCGGCACGTGGACGTACGATTTCACACTGGTAGACATGACCGTGTGGGAAGATGCCATGGACAGAGCAAACTTCCGGGAGTCCGGAGAATGGATTGTGATAGACGCTCCCATCTATCGCCACGTGGAGGACTACGCCTGCTGCCCTCCTTATGTAGATGTCACAGGTTACCTGGTCATACAGcgactcccccttttctttacCGTGAACTTGATCGTCCCCTGTGTGCTTTTCTCCTTCATCTCCCTCTTTGTTTTCTACCTCCCTTCCAATTGTGGTGAGAAAATAACTCTGAGCATTTCTGTCCTGCTGTCATTGTCTGTGTTCCTCCTGGTCATCTTCAACACCATCCCATCCACTTCATTGGCTGTGCCGCTGATTGGAAAATACCTCCTCTTCACCGTAACCATGGTGGCAACGTCAATCACGGCTACAGTGTTTGTGTCGAACATTTACCACCGCTCGGGCAGCACCCACGACATGTCCGAGTGGGTCAGAGTCGTGTTTCTGCGCTGGCTTCCCGGGATCCTTTGCATGAGGCGACCCGGAGACGAGGCTTCCATCGAGAAAGACCTCCACATGTCGCTCCCGGATCTGGAGGAGACCAAGCTGGCCACAGCTCTTCAGTACGTTAAGATGAGACGGATGAGGGCAAGACGGCAAACAGGCGAGGAACAGGAAGAATATAAGAAGTGTCCCGTAAGGACTATAGAAGCACCGGAGGAAGCAAGGCCGGCGTTAGAGGGGCTGGAGTACGTCACTAGTTTCCTGAAGAGGCAGGATAAATGTGATGCG TTGGAGGAGGACTGGAACTACATCGCCATGATCATAGACCGGATCTTCCTGTGGATTTTCTCCGTCGTCTGTCTCCTGGGAACCGGCTGCATCTTCCTCGAGCCCTTCGTCACGGAGAACGAGGCAACGCCGGCGTGA
- the LOC118431921 gene encoding neuronal acetylcholine receptor subunit alpha-4-like isoform X1, giving the protein MLLYVLLATGFFVNGCLGLEAREKLYRDLFVKYNKVPRPVKNVTDKVTIKFGIAISQLIDVDEKNQVLTTSVWLRQEWFDYKLNWQPEDYGNLTYIRVPSTEIWVPDVVLYNNADGKFEVTSYTRAQVFYDGTVRWVPPAIYKSYCYIDVRFFPFDQQNCSMKFGTWTYDYTLVDMIPWGDRKVNRDDFRETGEWVIIDAPVYRHVENYECCPPYVDVTAYLVIQRLPLFFTINLIVPCVLFSFISLFVFYLPSRGQKITLSISVLLSISVFLLVIFNTIPSTSFAIPLIGKYLLFTATLVTLSIVATVFVLNVYHRSGSTHQMPPWVRMIFLQKLPTMLCMRRPRSKGKDSDINGSQLELEENKIATAIKYVKLRRLRMAGRRVEEKEEDYAGYNTKTVEAPEEAKPALEGLEYVASFLKRQDKCDALEEDWKYVAMIIDRIFLWMFVSACLVGTCSIFIEPWMHDDIHGADD; this is encoded by the exons GCTGCCTTGGTCTGGAGGCCAGGGAGAAGCTGTACCGGGACCTGTTTGTGAAGTACAATAAGGTACCACGTCCGGTCAAAAACGTCACAGACAAGGTCACCATCAAGTTCGGCATCGCCATATCACAACTCATAGATGTG GACGAGAAGAACCAAGTGTTGACAACCAGCGTCTGGCTTAGACAG GAATGGTTCGACTACAAGCTAAACTGGCAACCGGAAGATTATGGGAACTTGACGTACATCCGGGTACCTTCAACAGAGATATGGGTCCCGGATGTTGTCCTCTACAACAA TGCTGATGGTAAGTTCGAGGTGACGTCATACACTCGTGCCCAGGTGTTCTATGACGGCACCGTACGCTGGGTCCCGCCAGCCATCTACAAGAGCTACTGTTACATCGACGTGCGCTTCTTCCCGTTTGACCAACAG AACTGCTCTATGAAGTTCGGCACGTGGACCTATGACTACACCCTGGTGGACATGATTCCCTGGGGGGACCGGAAGGTGAACAGAGACGATTTCCGGGAGACAGGCGAGTGGGTCATCATAGACGCCCCTGTCTACCGTCACGTGGAGAACTATGAGTGCTGCCCACCCTACGTGGACGTCACAGCCTATCTAGTCATCCAGCGCCTCCCGCTATTCTTCACCATCAACCTTATCGTCCCATGTGTTCTCTTTTCCTTCATTTCCCTCTTTGTCTTTTACCTGCCGTCACGAGGGCAAAAGATCACGCTAAGCATCTCGGTCTTGCTATCCATATCTGTGTTCTTATTGGTCATCTTTAACACAATACCGTCCACGTCATTTGCCATCCCTTTGATTGGCAAGTACCTACTTTTCACGGCGACTCTCGTGACTTTATCTATTGTGGCCACTGTGTTTGTGTTAAATGTGTACCACCGCTCGGGCAGCACCCACCAGATGCCCCCCTGGGTGCGCATGATCTTCCTGCAGAAGCTGCCCACGATGCTGTGCATGCGGCGGCCCAGGAGTAAGGGGAAGGACTCGGACATCAACGGGTCTCAGCTGGAGCTGGAGGAGAACAAGATTGCCACAGCCATCAAGTACGTGAAGCTGAGGCGTCTGCGGATGGCGGGCAGGCGggtggaggagaaggaggaggactACGCCGGGTACAACACCAAGACTGTGGAGGCGCCTGAGGAGGCCAAGCCCGCCCTGGAGGGACTAGAGTACGTGGCCAGCTTCCTGAAACGTCAGGACAAGTGTGATGCG CTGGAGGAGGACTGGAAGTACGTGGCGATGATCATAGACCGGATCTTCCTGTGGATGTTCGTGTCTGCGTGTCTGGTGGGGACCTGCAGCATCTTCATAGAACCCTGGATGCATGACGACATACACGGGGCCGACGACTGA
- the LOC118431922 gene encoding uncharacterized protein LOC118431922 has translation MMLVSYVIGNHYLFEPPAEGSKEPALDLVFIRGQSWEFLPGYYRHLAPGRGNTVIERLRHIGNTSWVSIQEVRDSPTNELMIRGILQRINVSAIRRRPEPLPDWLKERYYYLTSSVSRPPTVQVFDEPTNVKCFRYSVVVAPSETDTNNHTFHASYLWYCMDCATVGARGGAYSVLRGNLAKFDLKMLEVLYQKESLEGDVLDIESWEDQGSPDILRFQVKKGNENITQLTMQFYLPTA, from the coding sequence ATGATGCTGGTGTCGTACGTCATAGGAAATCACTATTTGTTCGAACCACCTGCAGAAGGGAGCAAAGAACCTGCTCTTGACCTTGTCTTCATACGAGGGCAGAGTTGGGAATTCTTACCAGGCTATTACCGCCACCTTGCGCCCGGTAGGGGAAACACAGTTATTGAAAGGTTGCGCCATATTGGCAACACGTCGTGGGTGAGTATACAAGAAGTAAGAGATTCCCCAACCAATGAGCTGATGATTAGAGGAATTCTTCAAAGAATCAACGTTTCAGCGATCAGACGCAGACCAGAGCCGCTCCCTGATTGGTTGAAGGAGAGGTATTACTATCTGACGTCATCAGTATCACGCCCACCGACTGTACAAGTCTTTGATGAGCCGACCAACGTCAAGTGTTTCCGATATTCTGTAGTTGTGGCTCCAAGTGAGACAGACACCAATAATCATACATTTCACGCATCCTACCTCTGGTACTGTATGGACTGCGCAACTGTTGGTGCAAGAGGCGGGGCATATTCTGTCCTTAGAGGAAACCTTGCCAAGTTCGACCTGAAGATGTTGGAAGTGTTATACCAGAAAGAATCACTAGAGGGCGATGTGCTTGACATTGAATCATGGGAGGACCAGGGCAGTCCTGACATACTGAGGTTCCAGGTCAAGAAAGGAAATGAGAACATCACACAATTAACTATGCAGTTCTACCTTCCTACTGCTTAA